From Flavobacterium sp. 102, a single genomic window includes:
- a CDS encoding YihY/virulence factor BrkB family protein has translation MSTEIEDRLKKIPVVKQLVLLLQKVQLPWLHGLSLYDLIEIYFIGVFEGAISYRAAAIAWSFFMALFPFMLFILNLIPYIPIEGFQEDFLSFVQQSVPPTTYDAIAVIIEDILHNSNSGLISTGFFMAILLMTNGVNAILGGFESSHHIDILSKRKFFRQYFVSLGLSILLSMVLIITVAAIVVFEVFIQKTKLQDVLSDNIPLIEMGRYIFVILMILITTSLLFKFGIKRDAKRSFISIGSVFTTILIIISSYFFGIWVVKFSKYNELYGSIGTLLVVMFYLWLNCIVLLLGFDLNASINHIKREKQKELEYQETQQ, from the coding sequence ATGAGTACCGAGATTGAAGACAGACTCAAAAAAATTCCTGTAGTCAAACAATTGGTTTTGTTGTTGCAAAAAGTACAATTGCCTTGGCTTCACGGTTTGTCACTTTATGATTTAATCGAAATTTATTTCATCGGTGTTTTTGAAGGCGCTATATCTTATAGAGCTGCGGCGATTGCTTGGAGTTTTTTTATGGCTTTGTTTCCTTTTATGCTGTTTATTTTAAACTTGATTCCTTACATTCCGATTGAAGGTTTTCAAGAGGATTTTTTAAGCTTTGTCCAACAAAGTGTACCACCAACCACCTATGATGCAATTGCTGTGATTATTGAAGATATTTTACACAATAGTAACAGCGGTTTAATCTCTACCGGATTTTTCATGGCGATTTTATTGATGACCAATGGTGTGAATGCTATTCTAGGCGGATTTGAGAGTTCACATCACATTGATATTTTATCAAAGAGAAAATTTTTCAGACAGTATTTTGTGTCGCTCGGTCTTTCTATTTTGTTGTCAATGGTATTGATAATAACCGTAGCGGCGATAGTCGTTTTTGAGGTTTTTATTCAAAAGACAAAATTGCAAGATGTGCTTTCGGATAATATTCCATTGATTGAAATGGGAAGGTATATTTTTGTGATTTTAATGATTTTGATTACGACATCTTTGTTGTTTAAATTCGGAATTAAAAGAGATGCAAAACGATCATTCATATCTATCGGTTCCGTTTTCACCACTATTCTAATCATAATTTCTTCCTATTTCTTTGGCATTTGGGTAGTGAAGTTTTCAAAATATAATGAACTTTATGGTTCAATCGGGACTTTGTTGGTTGTCATGTTTTATCTTTGGCTAAATTGTATAGTATTGCTTTTAGGGTTTGATTTAAACGCGTCAATCAATCACATCAAGCGAGAAAAACAGAAGGAATTAGAATATCAAGAAACCCAACAATAG
- the rplI gene encoding 50S ribosomal protein L9, translating to MELILKQDVQNLGFKDDVVTVKNGYGRNFLIPQGFAQLATPSAKKVLAENLKQRAYKEAKIVDDAKKIAEALKALEIKITAKAGGEKLFGSITNIDIASALETAGQPIDRKFITSGVVKRTGKYAATVRLHREVVIELPYEIVAEK from the coding sequence ATGGAATTGATCTTAAAACAAGACGTTCAGAATTTAGGATTTAAAGATGACGTAGTAACAGTAAAAAACGGTTACGGTCGTAATTTCTTAATCCCGCAAGGTTTTGCTCAATTGGCAACACCATCTGCAAAAAAAGTTTTAGCTGAAAATTTAAAACAAAGAGCTTATAAAGAAGCTAAAATTGTTGATGATGCTAAAAAAATCGCAGAAGCTTTAAAAGCTTTAGAGATTAAAATCACAGCAAAAGCTGGTGGAGAAAAATTATTCGGTTCAATCACTAACATCGATATCGCTTCGGCTTTAGAGACTGCAGGTCAACCAATCGATAGAAAATTCATCACTAGTGGTGTTGTTAAACGTACCGGTAAATATGCTGCTACTGTAAGATTACACAGAGAAGTGGTTATCGAATTACCATACGAAATTGTAGCTGAGAAATAA
- the rpsR gene encoding 30S ribosomal protein S18, which produces MATLQQSASGKKDGDIRYLTPLNIETNKTKKYCRFKKSGIKYVDYKDPDFLLKFVNEQGKILPRRLTGTSLKYQRKVSVAVKRARHLALMPYVADLLK; this is translated from the coding sequence ATGGCAACTTTACAACAATCCGCTTCAGGAAAAAAGGACGGAGATATCAGATATCTTACTCCATTGAATATTGAAACTAACAAAACTAAAAAGTATTGTCGTTTCAAAAAATCAGGTATCAAATATGTAGATTACAAAGATCCTGACTTCTTATTGAAATTCGTAAACGAACAAGGTAAAATTTTACCAAGACGTTTAACCGGAACTTCATTGAAATACCAAAGAAAAGTGTCTGTAGCTGTTAAAAGAGCGCGTCACTTAGCTTTAATGCCATACGTGGCCGATTTATTAAAATAA
- the priA gene encoding primosomal protein N', which produces MSFFIEVIIPLSLSKTFTYKVSEAEYNFIFKGMRIAVPFGKNKIYTALVIDLHQNAPTLYEAKEIHQILDEKPIVNEFQINLWFWIASYYMCNIGDVYRGALPSALLLESETIISQRKETFVDETDLSDDEFLVYEALQHQSSLKVQNIIDILNKKTVFPVIQKLIHKNIISLEEEIQEEYKPKLIRYIRLHENYLAEEKLIELLDSLKSEKRKNLVLQYFQWQAQEKKPISVKQLIETAQSSTAIVKALIEKGVFEEYYIQEDRVNFDKNKLDNQLSLSEAQQNAFNEIENVFLEKDVCLLHGVTSSGKTEIYTKLIENYIADGKQVLYLLPEIALTTQLVSRLTKHFGNKVAVFHSKYSNNERVEVWNQVLNSSEKAQVVIGARSALFLPFSNLGLIIVDEEHEPTFKQQDPAPRYHARDSAIVLANAHQSKVLLGSATPSIETYYNATSGKFGFVSLKERFGKVQMPEIELVDLKDSYFRKKMKGHFSLTLIEEITEAFANNEQVILFQNRRGFSPVLECMTCGHVPQCPQCDVSLTYHKYKNQLRCHYCGYNMAKPSNCHVCSSVDLETKGFGTEQIELELAELFPNKNVKRMDQDTTRGKYSFEKIIDGFKNREIDVLVGTQMLAKGLDFDNVSLVGIMNADNMLYHPDFRAFERSYQMMTQVSGRSGRSEKRGKVIIQTYNPLHNVIQQVTNNDYEGMYKEQLYERKIYYYPPFYRLIKLTMKHRDFDKLKEGSMWLFQVLQQNLSIPVLGPEEPAISRIRNEYIRTIMIKIPSDTPLQGTKKTIQKVLNSFDVVPQYRTIKVTVNVDFY; this is translated from the coding sequence ATGTCTTTTTTTATTGAAGTTATCATTCCGCTTTCTTTATCTAAAACCTTTACATACAAGGTTTCGGAAGCAGAATATAATTTCATTTTTAAAGGAATGCGAATTGCGGTTCCCTTTGGCAAAAACAAAATCTACACGGCGCTTGTAATCGATTTGCATCAAAACGCACCAACACTTTACGAAGCCAAAGAAATCCATCAAATCCTTGACGAGAAACCTATTGTAAACGAATTTCAAATCAACCTTTGGTTTTGGATTGCCTCTTATTATATGTGCAACATTGGCGATGTGTATCGCGGTGCTTTGCCATCGGCTTTGTTGTTGGAAAGCGAAACGATTATTTCACAACGGAAAGAAACTTTTGTCGATGAAACCGATTTGTCCGATGATGAATTTTTGGTTTATGAAGCTTTACAACATCAGTCCTCGTTGAAGGTTCAAAATATCATTGACATTCTCAACAAAAAAACGGTTTTTCCGGTGATTCAAAAGTTGATTCATAAAAACATCATTTCGCTTGAAGAGGAAATACAAGAAGAGTATAAGCCTAAACTCATTCGCTATATTCGTTTGCACGAAAATTATTTGGCAGAAGAAAAACTGATTGAACTTTTAGATAGTTTAAAATCTGAAAAAAGGAAAAATTTAGTGCTTCAGTATTTCCAATGGCAAGCGCAGGAAAAAAAACCAATTTCAGTTAAACAATTAATTGAAACTGCACAATCATCAACAGCCATTGTAAAAGCGTTGATAGAGAAAGGCGTTTTTGAAGAATATTACATCCAGGAAGACAGGGTTAATTTTGATAAAAATAAACTCGATAATCAATTGTCTTTAAGTGAAGCGCAGCAAAATGCTTTTAATGAAATTGAAAATGTATTTCTAGAAAAAGATGTTTGTTTATTGCATGGTGTAACTTCCAGTGGAAAGACTGAAATTTATACCAAACTCATAGAAAACTACATTGCTGACGGAAAACAAGTTTTGTATTTATTACCCGAAATAGCTTTAACCACGCAATTGGTTTCGCGCTTGACAAAACATTTTGGTAATAAAGTCGCTGTTTTTCATTCGAAGTACAGTAATAATGAACGAGTAGAAGTTTGGAACCAAGTTTTAAATTCTTCCGAAAAAGCACAAGTGGTGATAGGAGCAAGGTCGGCTTTGTTTTTACCATTTTCGAATTTGGGTTTAATCATTGTGGATGAAGAACACGAACCAACGTTCAAACAACAAGATCCGGCACCGCGATATCATGCCCGCGATTCAGCTATAGTTTTGGCTAATGCGCATCAATCTAAAGTTTTATTAGGTTCGGCTACGCCAAGTATTGAAACCTATTATAATGCGACTTCGGGAAAATTTGGTTTTGTGAGTTTAAAAGAACGTTTCGGAAAAGTGCAAATGCCCGAAATTGAATTGGTTGATTTGAAAGACAGTTATTTCAGGAAGAAAATGAAAGGTCATTTCAGCTTGACTTTAATCGAAGAAATCACCGAAGCTTTTGCTAATAACGAACAGGTAATTTTATTCCAAAATCGACGTGGCTTTTCACCGGTATTGGAATGCATGACTTGTGGTCATGTACCGCAGTGTCCGCAATGCGATGTGAGTTTGACGTATCATAAATATAAAAACCAATTGCGTTGTCATTACTGCGGTTACAATATGGCGAAGCCTTCGAATTGTCATGTTTGCTCCAGCGTTGACTTGGAAACGAAAGGTTTTGGCACAGAGCAAATCGAATTGGAATTAGCCGAATTATTTCCGAATAAGAATGTCAAGCGCATGGACCAAGACACGACACGCGGCAAATACAGTTTCGAAAAAATCATTGACGGATTTAAAAACCGTGAAATTGATGTTTTAGTCGGCACGCAAATGTTGGCGAAAGGACTAGATTTTGACAATGTGTCTTTAGTTGGAATCATGAACGCTGACAATATGTTGTATCATCCCGATTTTAGGGCTTTTGAAAGAAGTTACCAAATGATGACACAAGTTTCCGGACGATCGGGTAGAAGTGAGAAAAGAGGAAAAGTAATTATCCAAACTTATAATCCGTTGCACAATGTGATTCAGCAAGTCACTAATAACGATTATGAAGGCATGTATAAGGAGCAATTGTATGAACGAAAGATTTACTATTATCCGCCTTTTTATCGCTTGATAAAGCTTACCATGAAGCATCGTGATTTTGATAAACTCAAAGAAGGTTCGATGTGGTTGTTTCAGGTATTGCAACAAAATTTATCGATTCCTGTTCTTGGTCCGGAAGAACCTGCAATTAGTCGCATTCGAAATGAATACATTCGTACGATTATGATTAAAATTCCAAGCGATACGCCATTACAAGGTACAAAAAAAACTATCCAGAAAGTACTGAATAGTTTTGATGTAGTACCGCAATACAGAACAATTAAGGTTACTGTAAATGTCGATTTTTATTGA
- a CDS encoding helix-turn-helix domain-containing protein — MQEKTSQNANLILQKLKFALKVRTDIELSEILNVKPNTISSWKKRDTLDYSGIIAICELYEIDLNDIFYSKSNSKNYDSLEDGTFLVSRESQFQYCVDNKSILETLPKYTFPFLRGESTRAFQAVSNNMFPLIEERSYVLCSATDIDSIKNNDLVVVISQKKGIFINRLVITEDSNTFLLKNDYVVNHDITFEKSDIDELWLIKGVLSYDISSNSKLKYLNDNLKIMDKVLSIIK; from the coding sequence ATGCAAGAGAAAACATCTCAAAATGCGAATTTAATTTTACAAAAATTAAAATTTGCCCTAAAAGTACGAACTGACATAGAGCTTTCAGAAATCCTAAATGTAAAGCCAAATACCATTTCTTCTTGGAAAAAGAGAGACACATTAGACTACAGTGGAATTATCGCTATTTGCGAATTGTACGAAATTGATTTGAATGATATTTTTTACAGTAAATCAAATTCTAAAAACTATGACAGCCTGGAAGATGGCACTTTCTTAGTTAGTAGAGAATCCCAATTTCAATATTGTGTAGACAATAAAAGCATTCTGGAGACACTTCCAAAATATACTTTCCCATTTTTAAGAGGGGAATCTACTCGTGCTTTCCAAGCGGTTAGCAACAATATGTTTCCTCTAATTGAAGAACGATCTTATGTACTTTGTTCAGCAACAGATATTGACAGTATTAAAAACAATGATTTAGTAGTTGTTATAAGTCAGAAGAAAGGAATTTTCATTAATCGCTTGGTTATAACAGAAGATTCGAACACCTTCTTATTAAAAAACGATTATGTAGTAAATCACGATATTACTTTTGAAAAAAGCGATATCGATGAGTTATGGCTAATTAAAGGGGTTTTGTCTTATGACATCAGTAGCAATAGCAAATTGAAGTACCTGAACGATAATTTAAAAATTATGGACAAAGTACTATCTATAATTAAATAA
- the rpsF gene encoding 30S ribosomal protein S6 yields the protein MNHYETVFILNPVLSEVQVKETVSKFEDFLTAKGATMVSKEDWGLKKLAYEIQNKKSGFYHLFEFQVSGEALIAFETEFRRDERVMRFLTVSLDKHAISWAERRRTKLKATKA from the coding sequence ATGAATCATTACGAAACTGTTTTCATCTTAAATCCCGTTTTATCTGAAGTTCAGGTAAAGGAAACAGTAAGCAAATTTGAAGATTTTCTTACTGCTAAAGGAGCAACGATGGTATCTAAAGAGGATTGGGGCTTAAAAAAATTAGCTTACGAAATCCAAAACAAGAAAAGTGGTTTTTACCACTTATTCGAATTCCAAGTATCAGGAGAAGCTCTTATTGCTTTTGAAACTGAGTTTAGACGTGACGAAAGAGTTATGCGTTTCTTAACAGTAAGTTTAGACAAACACGCAATCTCTTGGGCAGAAAGAAGAAGAACTAAATTAAAAGCAACAAAAGCGTAA
- the nadC gene encoding carboxylating nicotinate-nucleotide diphosphorylase, whose product MITEKQFQTELDIIIQNGIREDIGPGDYSSLACIPDTAKGKAKLLVKDTGIIAGVEFAKKVFENVDPTLEVDVFIEDGTPVKHGDIVFHVSGSSQSILKAERLVLNSMQRMSAIATKTNKYVQLLEGTKTKILDTRKTTPGFRACEKWAVKIGGGENHRFALYDMIMLKDNHNDFSGGITQAITKTKAYLKHNNLDLKIIVEARNLAEIEEILQNEGVYRILIDNFNFEDTEKAVVLIGDKCLTESSGNINETTIRQYAECGVDYISSGALTHSVYNMDLSLKAI is encoded by the coding sequence ATGATTACAGAAAAACAATTTCAGACAGAGCTTGATATAATTATTCAAAATGGCATTCGCGAGGATATTGGTCCGGGCGATTACAGTTCGCTAGCCTGTATTCCCGATACTGCAAAAGGTAAAGCCAAACTTTTGGTCAAAGACACCGGAATTATCGCCGGAGTGGAATTTGCCAAAAAGGTTTTTGAAAATGTCGATCCAACACTAGAAGTAGATGTTTTTATAGAAGATGGAACGCCGGTAAAACATGGTGATATTGTTTTTCATGTTTCGGGAAGTTCGCAATCTATTTTGAAAGCGGAACGATTGGTATTGAACTCAATGCAAAGAATGTCGGCAATTGCGACAAAAACCAATAAATATGTCCAACTTTTAGAAGGTACCAAAACAAAGATTTTAGACACCCGAAAAACCACTCCCGGATTCCGTGCTTGTGAAAAATGGGCGGTGAAAATCGGGGGCGGTGAAAACCATCGTTTTGCGTTGTATGATATGATTATGTTGAAAGACAATCATAACGATTTTTCAGGCGGAATTACTCAGGCGATTACTAAAACAAAAGCGTATTTAAAACACAATAATCTCGATTTGAAAATTATAGTCGAAGCCAGAAATTTAGCCGAAATCGAAGAAATCCTTCAAAATGAAGGTGTGTACCGAATTCTGATTGATAATTTCAATTTCGAAGATACTGAGAAAGCAGTAGTGCTAATTGGTGACAAATGTTTGACTGAATCATCCGGAAACATCAATGAAACAACCATTCGCCAATATGCGGAATGTGGTGTAGATTATATTTCCTCCGGTGCTTTAACACATTCAGTTTACAATATGGATTTAAGTCTAAAAGCCATCTAA
- a CDS encoding DUF6495 family protein, producing the protein MKYKRLTKEQFEALHQEFSNFLATQSIDKGEWDKIKADNPEVAEQELDVFSDLIWEGVLSNAQYLEHFSKNHIFLFHCQEKFIQSIVLKALEPEVNFLEKEGLQWLSDNLFTDTVEIHLGKKEYEDNRNTSIFDLITQGAILSDGQLYLQINGIIQS; encoded by the coding sequence ATGAAATACAAAAGACTAACCAAAGAACAATTTGAAGCCTTGCACCAAGAATTTAGTAATTTCTTGGCAACACAATCTATAGATAAAGGAGAATGGGATAAAATCAAAGCGGATAACCCGGAAGTAGCCGAACAAGAATTAGATGTTTTCTCTGATTTAATTTGGGAAGGCGTTTTGAGTAATGCACAATATTTAGAACATTTCTCCAAAAATCACATTTTCCTTTTTCATTGTCAAGAAAAATTCATTCAGTCTATCGTTTTGAAAGCTTTAGAGCCTGAAGTTAATTTTTTGGAAAAAGAAGGTTTACAATGGCTAAGCGACAATTTGTTTACCGATACCGTTGAAATCCATTTAGGTAAAAAAGAATACGAAGACAATCGCAATACCTCCATATTTGATTTGATTACCCAGGGCGCTATCTTAAGCGACGGGCAGTTATACCTTCAAATCAACGGTATTATTCAGTCGTAA
- a CDS encoding quinone-dependent dihydroorotate dehydrogenase produces the protein MYKLLLRPILFWFDPEEVHYFTFSLVKFISKIPFVPHLLKSIYEVEDKRLEREVFGLKFKNPVGLAAGFDKDAKLYNELSHFGFGFIEIGTLTPKPQDGNPKKRLFRLKEDSAIINRMGFNNGGVEAAVLRLKENKGVLIGGNIGKNKLTPNENATSDYLICFDALFQYVDYFVVNVSSPNTPNLRELQEKKPLTELLNTLQSHNLLHKKPKPILLKIAPDLTDEQLLDIIDIVNDSKIAGVIATNTTISREGLQSENKVETGGLSGKPLTNRSTEVIRFLSQKSNKAFPIIGVGGIHSAEDAIEKLEAGASLVQLYTGFIYEGPNLIKEINQKILEKK, from the coding sequence ATGTACAAATTACTCCTTCGCCCAATTCTTTTTTGGTTTGACCCGGAAGAAGTGCATTATTTCACTTTTTCATTGGTAAAATTTATTTCCAAAATTCCTTTTGTTCCCCATCTTTTAAAATCGATTTATGAAGTTGAAGACAAACGTTTGGAACGAGAAGTTTTTGGCTTAAAATTTAAAAATCCGGTTGGATTAGCCGCTGGTTTTGATAAAGACGCTAAGCTTTACAATGAACTATCACATTTTGGTTTCGGGTTTATCGAAATTGGAACTTTGACACCAAAACCACAAGACGGTAATCCAAAAAAACGACTATTCCGTTTAAAAGAAGACAGCGCAATTATCAACCGAATGGGTTTTAATAATGGCGGTGTTGAAGCAGCCGTTTTGCGATTAAAAGAAAATAAAGGCGTTTTGATTGGTGGCAACATTGGCAAAAACAAACTCACTCCGAATGAAAATGCGACTTCAGATTATTTAATTTGCTTTGATGCTTTGTTCCAATATGTTGATTATTTTGTGGTCAATGTCAGTTCTCCAAATACACCAAACCTTAGAGAACTTCAAGAGAAAAAGCCGTTAACAGAACTTTTAAACACTTTACAATCGCATAATTTATTACACAAAAAACCAAAACCAATACTGTTAAAAATTGCTCCCGATTTGACTGACGAACAATTATTAGACATTATTGATATTGTAAATGATTCTAAAATTGCTGGTGTAATTGCTACAAATACCACCATTTCTCGGGAAGGTTTACAATCGGAAAATAAAGTAGAAACCGGTGGTTTATCCGGAAAACCTCTGACCAATCGTTCTACAGAAGTGATTCGTTTTCTTTCTCAAAAAAGCAATAAAGCCTTTCCTATTATTGGCGTTGGCGGCATTCATTCAGCGGAAGATGCAATTGAAAAACTGGAAGCCGGAGCGAGTTTGGTACAATTGTACACCGGATTTATCTATGAAGGTCCGAATTTGATTAAGGAAATCAATCAAAAAATTCTAGAAAAGAAGTAA
- a CDS encoding LytTR family DNA-binding domain-containing protein, translating to MKLNCVVVDDSSIQRMIIAKLVNNHPNLHLVGDFSNAIEAKNCMSVHTVDLIFLDIEMPVISGFDFLDGLKVKPQIIFITSKAEYAMKAFDYDATDYLQKPIALDRFNASVRRAMDFHMLKKENQEEEGEHIFIKSNLKKLKVYTNKIKWIEAYGDYVKVVTEEDSNLVLSTMKSFEQDLSKEKFIRVHKSYIINIDKVERFNSKFAEIGLTKIPLSRNKKEDLIKALAIA from the coding sequence ATGAAACTAAATTGTGTCGTTGTTGATGATAGTTCCATTCAAAGGATGATCATTGCAAAGTTAGTAAATAATCACCCCAATTTACATTTAGTAGGTGATTTTTCTAATGCAATTGAAGCAAAAAATTGCATGTCGGTTCATACTGTTGATTTAATCTTTCTCGATATTGAGATGCCGGTCATCAGTGGTTTTGATTTTCTTGACGGATTAAAAGTAAAACCCCAAATTATTTTTATCACGTCAAAAGCGGAATACGCTATGAAAGCGTTCGATTATGATGCTACGGATTACCTACAAAAACCGATAGCCTTAGATCGTTTTAATGCTTCTGTTAGAAGAGCAATGGATTTCCATATGCTTAAGAAAGAAAATCAAGAAGAAGAAGGAGAACATATCTTTATTAAGAGCAACCTTAAGAAACTTAAAGTGTATACCAATAAAATTAAGTGGATTGAAGCTTACGGAGATTATGTAAAAGTAGTAACGGAAGAAGATAGTAACCTCGTACTTTCTACAATGAAATCATTTGAACAGGATTTATCGAAAGAAAAATTCATCAGAGTTCACAAATCTTATATCATTAACATTGATAAGGTAGAACGTTTCAACAGTAAGTTTGCGGAAATTGGTCTCACTAAAATTCCTTTAAGCCGTAACAAAAAAGAAGATTTAATTAAAGCTTTAGCTATTGCTTAA